A genomic region of Aeropyrum pernix K1 contains the following coding sequences:
- a CDS encoding AMP-binding protein produces the protein MEKKIWYPPRDIVDQSNVKLFMDKHGFKSYEELVRRSSEDLKWFWGNLPEWLGVEWFREPKAVVDLSRGVEWAQWYRGGLLNAAYNVVDRIVKMGYGHREAFTWVGEDGEVRRYTYLQLKDEVDRMAKLLSQDYGLGVGDVVAIYAPMMPESIAAMLAAMKVGAVASPIFSGFAPPAVAERLKLGEARVLVTVDGYLRRGRRIALKEQADQAVKLAGGAVEHVIVVRRLGIDVPWVEGRDEWYDRAIAGKAGSAEPEELDPEHPALLLFTSGTTGRPKGAVISHAGAILQPGKEHYFNLDIHPAWRGGEDRLWWITDIGWMMGPWQVLGSQLLGASHLMAEGAIDYPYKSRVWRLIQEHRVTHFGFAATVARMLRAVASDTVEDYDLSSIRAFGNTGEPIDHATWMWVMEKLGGWRRPLINLSGGTEVFGCILLPSPVVPLKPTTLWGPALGVDADVFDDEGRPVRGEPGYLVVKKPFPSMTRGLWKDPERYIKTYWSRFPGVWYHGDYALVDEDGFWYILGRADDVIKVAGKRIGSAELESVLTQLPEVAEAACIGVPHPIKGEVIACFLVPKGGYDAEELASKARKAVVDRFGKPFAPEHVVIVSELPKTRSGKITRRVLRDLARGVEPKELSVLENPEAVEKLRDIIKRIGGG, from the coding sequence TTGGAAAAGAAGATATGGTATCCGCCCCGCGATATAGTGGACCAGAGTAATGTAAAGCTTTTCATGGATAAGCACGGTTTCAAGAGCTATGAGGAGCTTGTCAGGAGGAGCAGTGAGGACCTCAAATGGTTCTGGGGTAACCTGCCTGAATGGCTCGGGGTAGAGTGGTTCAGAGAGCCTAAAGCCGTGGTGGACCTGAGCAGAGGTGTGGAGTGGGCCCAGTGGTACCGGGGAGGCCTCCTCAACGCGGCGTACAACGTCGTAGACCGTATAGTCAAGATGGGGTACGGGCATAGGGAGGCCTTCACTTGGGTAGGCGAGGATGGGGAGGTTAGGAGGTACACGTACCTACAGCTGAAGGACGAGGTTGACAGGATGGCCAAGCTCCTCTCCCAGGACTATGGGCTGGGAGTCGGCGATGTGGTTGCGATCTACGCCCCCATGATGCCTGAGAGCATAGCGGCCATGCTTGCGGCCATGAAGGTTGGGGCTGTGGCTTCACCGATATTCTCCGGCTTCGCCCCGCCAGCCGTTGCTGAGAGGCTCAAGCTGGGGGAGGCGAGGGTGCTCGTTACCGTAGACGGGTATCTGAGGAGGGGGAGGAGGATAGCCCTAAAGGAGCAGGCCGACCAGGCCGTGAAGCTTGCGGGCGGGGCGGTCGAGCACGTCATTGTGGTCAGGAGGCTCGGGATAGACGTCCCATGGGTTGAGGGCAGGGATGAGTGGTATGACAGGGCCATAGCGGGTAAGGCTGGCTCTGCGGAGCCCGAGGAGCTAGACCCGGAGCATCCAGCCCTCCTCCTCTTCACAAGCGGCACAACCGGGAGGCCCAAGGGCGCTGTGATAAGCCATGCAGGCGCCATACTCCAGCCCGGGAAGGAGCACTACTTCAACCTCGACATACACCCAGCCTGGAGGGGCGGGGAGGACAGGCTATGGTGGATAACTGATATAGGCTGGATGATGGGGCCATGGCAGGTCCTCGGCTCCCAGCTCCTGGGCGCCAGCCACCTTATGGCGGAGGGGGCCATAGACTATCCTTATAAGTCGAGGGTTTGGAGGCTAATACAGGAGCACAGGGTAACCCACTTCGGCTTTGCGGCAACAGTGGCCAGGATGCTCAGGGCAGTGGCGAGCGACACGGTGGAGGATTACGACCTATCAAGCATTAGGGCCTTCGGAAACACGGGGGAGCCTATAGACCATGCCACCTGGATGTGGGTCATGGAGAAGTTGGGAGGCTGGAGGAGGCCCCTGATAAATCTCAGCGGCGGGACAGAGGTGTTCGGCTGCATACTCCTCCCGAGCCCCGTTGTCCCCCTCAAGCCGACGACCCTCTGGGGGCCCGCTCTGGGTGTTGATGCTGACGTTTTCGACGATGAGGGTAGGCCTGTGAGGGGCGAGCCGGGATACTTGGTTGTTAAGAAGCCCTTCCCCAGCATGACCAGGGGGCTGTGGAAAGACCCTGAGAGGTATATAAAGACGTACTGGTCCCGCTTCCCGGGTGTATGGTACCACGGCGACTACGCCCTAGTCGACGAGGACGGGTTCTGGTACATACTGGGGAGGGCGGACGACGTGATAAAAGTGGCGGGGAAGAGGATTGGCAGCGCCGAGCTTGAGAGCGTGCTCACACAGCTACCCGAAGTGGCGGAGGCGGCATGCATAGGGGTGCCCCACCCGATAAAGGGCGAGGTCATAGCCTGCTTCCTGGTGCCCAAGGGCGGTTATGACGCGGAGGAGCTGGCCTCGAAGGCCAGGAAGGCCGTGGTGGATAGGTTCGGCAAGCCCTTCGCCCCGGAGCACGTGGTTATAGTGAGCGAGCTCCCAAAGACGAGGAGCGGCAAGATAACTAGGAGGGTGCTCAGGGATCTAGCCCGCGGTGTGGAGCCGAAGGAGCTGAGTGTTCTGGAGAATCCTGAGGCCGTCGAAAAGCTTAGGGACATTATAAAGAGGATAGGAGGGGGCTAG
- a CDS encoding carbon-nitrogen hydrolase family protein, which translates to MRIAILHSRVKLAAKRSNARRHSILIDKVVSTRTVDLIVLPAYPFTGPLIGYYPPSKARLKLRELAEKISEKNIPAGPSVSFMSRWSQEYGVYILGGPIIERAGPRIYVTTVLTSPDGSIAGKYRKVSLTEEERDMGISPGKEPGIFKLKVNGSDVSLGVFSDEDLATPEIFRHLQLGGSKIIVGTIFPYNSSFLGGIIDDEGLVTMDHTVVKTFLEVRSRETGVPIILVGSIIDSGVETLAYMSTIPVEPDEGVIEDKMFGPDDESPIFIDLNEKATNPRKPPEHLKILVKSLCRNNSRRGGNHF; encoded by the coding sequence GTGAGAATAGCGATCCTACACTCGAGGGTTAAGCTGGCGGCGAAGAGGAGCAACGCTAGGAGGCACTCAATACTTATCGACAAGGTTGTTTCAACCCGGACTGTAGACCTGATAGTCCTCCCCGCATACCCTTTCACAGGCCCCCTCATAGGATACTACCCCCCCAGTAAGGCGAGGCTCAAGCTTAGGGAGCTGGCTGAGAAGATATCGGAGAAGAACATACCTGCTGGCCCTAGCGTGAGCTTCATGTCAAGGTGGAGCCAGGAGTATGGCGTCTACATTCTAGGAGGCCCTATCATAGAGAGGGCAGGCCCAAGGATCTACGTGACCACCGTACTCACGTCACCCGACGGCTCTATAGCGGGCAAGTACAGGAAGGTTTCGCTGACGGAGGAGGAGAGGGACATGGGGATAAGCCCAGGCAAGGAGCCAGGCATATTCAAGCTCAAGGTGAACGGCTCAGACGTGAGTCTAGGGGTGTTCAGCGACGAGGACCTCGCAACCCCCGAGATATTTAGGCACCTCCAGCTGGGCGGGTCGAAGATTATCGTAGGGACGATATTCCCCTATAACAGCAGTTTCCTCGGAGGCATTATAGACGATGAGGGTCTAGTCACAATGGACCATACGGTCGTGAAGACGTTCCTGGAGGTGAGGAGCAGGGAGACGGGCGTCCCCATCATACTCGTAGGCAGCATCATCGACAGCGGTGTTGAGACGCTAGCGTACATGAGCACCATACCTGTGGAGCCTGACGAGGGTGTTATAGAGGACAAGATGTTCGGCCCCGACGACGAGTCGCCGATATTCATAGACTTGAACGAGAAGGCCACCAACCCGAGGAAGCCTCCCGAGCACCTGAAGATACTTGTTAAGAGCCTATGCAGGAACAACTCTAGGCGGGGCGGCAACCACTTCTGA
- a CDS encoding DMT family transporter, translated as MATPLTYIAAVVLGLEKATLLATAGAFISVAGTYLVLSPQPGSTVSIIGFLLAFGAALSWVIYTLILRVKLAGYDQNVVMFWTSLFGTVFTVPAYIALAPRGGLEVGLLEAALILYVAAVPGALGYTLWNLGVERVGASKSAVFIPLVPLTAAILGWLLLGETLSIKQAIGATLIIAGIVAVVWRR; from the coding sequence TTGGCCACACCACTTACCTACATAGCAGCTGTAGTGCTGGGGCTCGAGAAAGCCACTCTCCTCGCAACGGCGGGAGCCTTCATCTCGGTCGCCGGCACCTATCTCGTGTTATCCCCGCAGCCCGGGTCCACCGTGAGCATCATAGGCTTCCTCCTAGCGTTCGGGGCGGCATTGTCCTGGGTGATCTACACTCTCATATTGAGGGTGAAACTGGCGGGCTACGACCAGAACGTTGTAATGTTCTGGACCTCCCTCTTCGGCACAGTATTCACTGTGCCCGCCTACATAGCCCTAGCTCCACGCGGCGGCCTCGAGGTGGGGCTCCTGGAGGCCGCTTTGATACTCTACGTGGCCGCGGTCCCTGGGGCCTTGGGGTATACGCTCTGGAACCTCGGGGTCGAGAGGGTGGGCGCTTCGAAGAGCGCTGTGTTTATCCCCCTGGTCCCGCTGACCGCCGCGATACTGGGCTGGCTGCTGCTGGGCGAGACTCTCAGCATTAAACAGGCTATTGGTGCCACACTCATAATAGCTGGTATAGTGGCTGTTGTATGGAGACGGTAG
- the moaC gene encoding cyclic pyranopterin monophosphate synthase MoaC gives MSGAGMVDITAKEPVRREAVASGFISLKRETVKAIREGRVEKGDVISVASVAAVLAVKETPRLIPLTHPIPIEKVEPEVRVRDDGVEVRVRVATTAKTGVEMEALAGVTAALLTVWDMVKSLEKDETGNYPDTVITGVKVEVKRKG, from the coding sequence TTGAGCGGCGCGGGCATGGTTGACATAACCGCTAAGGAGCCTGTTAGGAGGGAGGCCGTCGCCTCCGGCTTTATATCGCTCAAGAGGGAGACGGTTAAGGCCATAAGGGAGGGCAGAGTTGAGAAGGGGGATGTAATATCAGTAGCTTCAGTCGCCGCCGTGCTAGCTGTCAAGGAGACTCCAAGGCTGATACCCCTAACCCACCCCATTCCTATAGAGAAGGTGGAGCCCGAGGTTAGAGTGAGGGATGATGGTGTGGAGGTTAGGGTGAGAGTGGCTACGACGGCTAAGACGGGGGTGGAGATGGAGGCCCTCGCAGGCGTTACTGCAGCCCTTCTAACCGTGTGGGACATGGTCAAGTCCCTAGAGAAGGACGAGACGGGCAACTATCCGGACACAGTAATAACGGGGGTGAAGGTTGAGGTTAAAAGGAAGGGCTAG
- the rgy gene encoding reverse gyrase — MASARAASRGVYRYLCPNCGGPNSEERLSRGLPCPRCLPRLPRKGVSGWTGLARLLRREGTLGAGVKAMASLEEEARSLWRFFEKAVGSPPWGAQRTWAKRLARGDSFSIIAPTGVGKTTFGAAASLFYACKKGMRSYIVLPTTTLAANVARKLESMVESTGCGRVRLLVIHSKLKTSERREAMERFEKGDFDILVTTAAFARKYADRLSGYRFRLVFVDDVDAVLRSARSVDAILKIVGFDEEAIEKGLEVLRLQREQARLVGLLQSQREEVREEARKKLLEVKRRLERLEAEIEARRGRTASLIVSSATGRPRGARVRLFRVLLNFEAGGRGDIGLRRVIDSYTHPTDGVAEKVVELVRRLGTGGLVYVPIDMGVEYAERLAEELRRAGVKAEAYHAKKPLELLDRFAEGEIDVLVGVANYYGTLVRGLDLPARVRYAVFAGVPRHKFGSDIGDPHPSRLLRLLSILAESRIEEVASAARSHMGRLRRMLRVLSPAALQMIAERVARGEVEGGYDRQVLEAYQFLREALARDDVWESLRELDVGIVREGGRTYILVPDPATYLQASGRTSRLYAGGITLGLSVVVVDNEPVMRGLMKRVSWMAEVDWRRFEDLDLQSILREIDEDREKVRRVVKGLYRGVELVRTALLVVESPNKARTIARFFGQPSVRLLPGGGRVYEVATGDKILMIMASGGHVFDLVVRVDGRDLEAAGGEPEHAIFGVLRYRLGGNGAAAYTPVYTSIKRCLDCGYQFVDEASRCPRCGSELIRNSLSTVEDLRRVAWEADEVYVGTDPDTEGEKIGWDVALALRPYAPDIKRLEFHEVTKKAILEALSNPRSFDDNLVDAQVVRRVEDRWIGFTLSPLLWCDFWPRYCKRVLEEYGEKRPHMDRERCAKYKAYYNLSAGRVQTPTLGWVVDRTLAYRKKVWLYRVVHDSQLLFAVRSDDPEVPESVKRVLDNWVKHHKKTGIEPWLDVKAVVEKEEWTALPPPPPYTTDTMLRDANRLLGLGSAEAMRIAQDLFEWGLITYHRTDSTRVSDRGMQVAREWLETRFGGLAGQLYRPRRWGEGGAHEAIRPVRPIDVERLQLLVEEGVIELPGTLTRRHLRLYDLIFRRFMASQMREADALRVVYRLRVPELDGYTLTLERVVEIGRPGDAEGVTRGFTLVWPYVRPQPRLVEGREAWIRARVEGRQVPKAYPYTEGEIVEEMKTRGIGRPSTYAKIVETLFRRRYVIEVSREEGRGAGFVVATSRGINVYNYLTEELRSADEEEYGGRIAGILRRVPSLVSEDRTRELERQMDMVEKGDASRDDVLESVFNEISDLALLLNIEHPIKHRSRAEGNTQGNTWVSNFVACAVKSPEVSRVWGAGVG; from the coding sequence GTGGCTAGCGCCAGGGCAGCGTCGAGAGGCGTATACAGGTACCTGTGCCCCAACTGCGGAGGGCCTAACAGCGAGGAGAGGCTATCCCGGGGCCTCCCCTGTCCAAGGTGCCTCCCCCGCCTCCCCAGGAAGGGCGTGTCGGGCTGGACCGGCCTGGCGAGGCTCCTCAGGCGTGAGGGCACGTTAGGAGCTGGCGTGAAGGCTATGGCCTCTCTGGAGGAGGAGGCCCGGAGTCTCTGGCGGTTCTTCGAGAAGGCCGTGGGCTCACCCCCTTGGGGGGCTCAGAGGACCTGGGCCAAGAGGCTGGCGCGGGGCGATAGCTTCAGTATAATAGCCCCCACGGGCGTCGGCAAGACTACTTTCGGAGCGGCGGCGAGCCTCTTCTACGCATGTAAAAAGGGGATGCGGAGCTACATCGTCCTCCCCACCACCACGCTGGCGGCGAACGTGGCGAGGAAGCTGGAGTCCATGGTTGAGTCCACAGGCTGCGGCAGGGTGAGGCTGCTGGTGATACATAGCAAGCTGAAGACGAGCGAGAGGAGGGAGGCGATGGAGAGGTTTGAGAAGGGAGACTTCGATATACTTGTTACCACAGCCGCGTTCGCCAGGAAGTATGCCGACAGGCTCTCCGGCTATAGGTTTAGGCTGGTGTTTGTGGATGACGTCGACGCCGTTCTCAGGAGCGCTAGAAGCGTGGACGCCATACTCAAGATAGTTGGCTTCGACGAGGAGGCGATCGAGAAGGGCCTGGAGGTCCTCAGGCTCCAGAGAGAGCAGGCCAGGCTAGTCGGCCTCCTCCAGAGCCAGAGGGAGGAGGTTAGGGAGGAGGCCAGGAAGAAGCTGCTCGAGGTTAAGAGGAGGCTTGAGAGGCTCGAGGCGGAGATAGAGGCCAGGAGGGGTAGGACTGCGAGCCTTATAGTGAGCAGCGCCACCGGGAGGCCCCGGGGCGCGAGGGTCAGGCTCTTCAGGGTCCTCCTCAACTTCGAGGCCGGCGGCAGAGGGGATATAGGGCTTAGGAGGGTCATCGACAGCTACACACACCCAACCGACGGCGTGGCGGAGAAGGTTGTTGAGCTCGTTAGGAGGCTAGGGACGGGGGGGCTCGTCTACGTCCCCATCGACATGGGGGTTGAGTATGCCGAAAGGCTTGCGGAGGAGCTGCGTAGAGCCGGGGTCAAGGCGGAGGCCTACCACGCGAAGAAGCCTTTGGAGCTGCTTGACAGGTTCGCCGAGGGTGAGATCGACGTCCTTGTGGGGGTTGCCAACTACTATGGAACGCTGGTGAGGGGTCTAGACCTCCCCGCGAGAGTCAGGTACGCTGTCTTCGCGGGCGTCCCAAGGCACAAGTTCGGGAGCGACATAGGCGATCCCCACCCCTCCAGGCTCCTGAGGCTCCTCTCCATACTGGCCGAGTCTAGGATTGAGGAGGTGGCTAGCGCCGCCCGGAGCCATATGGGCAGGCTCAGGAGGATGCTCAGGGTTCTCAGCCCCGCCGCCCTGCAGATGATAGCCGAGAGGGTGGCTCGGGGGGAGGTTGAGGGCGGCTACGACAGGCAGGTCCTTGAGGCCTACCAGTTCCTCAGAGAGGCGCTGGCGAGGGATGATGTCTGGGAGAGCCTTCGGGAGCTGGACGTGGGGATAGTGAGGGAGGGGGGTAGGACCTACATCCTGGTGCCCGACCCGGCAACCTACCTACAGGCGAGCGGGAGGACGAGCAGGCTCTACGCTGGCGGGATTACACTGGGCCTTAGCGTTGTGGTCGTGGATAACGAGCCCGTCATGAGGGGGCTCATGAAGAGGGTCTCATGGATGGCTGAGGTGGATTGGAGGAGATTCGAGGACCTCGACCTACAGTCTATACTCAGGGAGATTGACGAGGACAGGGAGAAGGTTAGGAGGGTTGTAAAGGGCCTCTACAGGGGGGTGGAGCTGGTCAGGACTGCCCTCCTCGTAGTAGAATCGCCGAACAAGGCTAGGACCATAGCCAGGTTCTTCGGCCAGCCCAGCGTGAGGCTCCTCCCCGGGGGAGGCAGGGTCTATGAGGTGGCTACCGGCGACAAGATACTCATGATTATGGCGAGCGGCGGGCACGTATTCGACCTCGTAGTCAGGGTCGACGGAAGGGACCTGGAGGCGGCGGGAGGCGAGCCCGAGCACGCGATATTCGGCGTGCTGAGGTATAGGCTGGGTGGCAACGGGGCAGCCGCCTACACTCCCGTCTACACCAGCATAAAAAGGTGTCTCGACTGCGGCTACCAGTTCGTGGACGAGGCCTCGAGGTGCCCGCGCTGTGGCAGCGAGCTTATTAGGAACAGCCTTAGCACCGTAGAGGACCTCCGCCGTGTCGCCTGGGAGGCGGATGAGGTCTACGTAGGCACGGACCCCGACACGGAGGGAGAGAAGATAGGGTGGGACGTCGCCCTAGCCCTCAGACCATACGCCCCGGACATTAAGAGGCTGGAGTTCCATGAGGTCACCAAGAAGGCCATACTGGAGGCCCTCTCCAACCCCAGAAGCTTCGACGACAACCTGGTGGACGCCCAGGTGGTTAGGAGGGTTGAGGACAGGTGGATAGGCTTCACCCTAAGCCCCCTGCTTTGGTGCGACTTCTGGCCTAGATACTGCAAGCGCGTCCTAGAGGAGTACGGCGAGAAGAGGCCCCACATGGACAGGGAGAGGTGTGCCAAGTACAAAGCCTACTACAACCTTAGCGCGGGGAGGGTGCAGACGCCCACGCTGGGATGGGTTGTGGATAGGACCCTGGCTTACAGGAAGAAGGTTTGGCTCTACAGGGTTGTCCACGACTCCCAGCTACTCTTCGCCGTGAGAAGCGACGACCCTGAAGTGCCCGAAAGCGTCAAGAGGGTGTTGGACAACTGGGTGAAGCACCATAAGAAGACGGGGATAGAGCCTTGGCTCGACGTGAAGGCTGTCGTCGAGAAGGAGGAGTGGACGGCCCTTCCGCCTCCTCCGCCATACACCACGGACACGATGCTCAGGGACGCCAACAGGCTTCTAGGCCTCGGATCGGCGGAGGCGATGAGGATAGCCCAGGACCTCTTCGAGTGGGGTCTCATAACATACCACAGGACGGACTCTACCAGGGTAAGCGATAGGGGTATGCAGGTTGCCAGGGAGTGGCTCGAGACTAGGTTCGGGGGCCTCGCGGGCCAGCTCTACAGGCCGCGGCGGTGGGGTGAGGGGGGCGCCCACGAGGCTATAAGGCCTGTGAGGCCTATTGACGTGGAGAGGCTCCAGCTACTCGTGGAGGAGGGGGTCATAGAGCTTCCCGGAACCCTCACCAGGAGGCACCTAAGGCTTTACGACCTGATTTTCCGGAGGTTCATGGCCAGCCAGATGAGAGAGGCTGATGCCCTGAGAGTGGTCTACAGGCTCCGCGTGCCGGAGCTAGACGGCTACACCCTCACCCTAGAGAGGGTGGTTGAGATAGGCAGGCCCGGAGACGCCGAGGGCGTGACGCGGGGGTTTACCCTGGTGTGGCCCTATGTCAGGCCCCAGCCTAGGCTGGTGGAGGGTAGGGAGGCGTGGATAAGGGCTAGGGTGGAGGGTAGGCAGGTTCCGAAGGCGTATCCGTACACTGAGGGTGAGATTGTTGAGGAGATGAAGACGAGGGGTATAGGGAGGCCTAGCACTTATGCTAAGATAGTGGAGACCCTGTTCAGGAGGAGGTACGTTATAGAGGTTTCAAGGGAGGAGGGCAGGGGCGCTGGCTTCGTAGTCGCCACGAGCAGGGGTATAAACGTCTACAACTACCTCACTGAGGAGCTCCGCTCCGCCGACGAGGAGGAGTATGGGGGGAGGATAGCGGGTATACTGAGGAGAGTCCCCTCCCTGGTCTCCGAGGATAGGACTAGAGAGCTTGAGAGGCAGATGGACATGGTCGAGAAGGGCGACGCGTCTAGGGATGATGTCCTGGAGAGCGTCTTCAACGAAATATCGGACCTCGCACTCCTTTTAAACATCGAACACCCCATTAAGCATAGGAGCCGGGCGGAGGGTAATACTCAGGGTAATACCTGGGTCTCGAACTTCGTAGCCTGCGCCGTTAAGTCGCCCGAGGTCTCTAGAGTATGGGGTGCCGGGGTGGGTTAA